From the genome of Argentina anserina chromosome 4, drPotAnse1.1, whole genome shotgun sequence, one region includes:
- the LOC126790565 gene encoding putative inactive cadmium/zinc-transporting ATPase HMA3 isoform X1: MSEQQNQNKTTKKLQKSYFDVLGLCCSSEVPLVENILKPLLGVKEVSVVVATRTVIVVHDSLLISQLQIVKALNQGRLEANVRVYGAENNFKQKWPSPYAIASGVFLLLSLLKYVYRPLHWLALGAVAVGIFPIAMKGIASIRNLRLDINILMIVAVIGTIALNDYLEAGTIVFLFTIAEWLESRAGHKAKAVMSSLMSLAPQKAVLADTGEVVDVDEVKLNTLLAVKAGEVIPIDGIVVDGRGEVDEKTLTGESYPVTKEKDSTVWAGTVNLNGYLSVKTTALAEDSVVAKMSKLVEEAQNSKSRTERFIDKCTKFYTPAVLVVSISIAVIPAALRVHNWSKWFHLALVVLVSACPCALILSTPVVTFCTLTKAATSGLLIKGGDFIETLAKVKIMAFDKTGTITRGEFVVMDFQSLHHDISLNTLIYWVSSIERKASHPMAAALVDYGRSFSIEPNPENVENFENFPGEGVHGKIDGHNIYIGSKRIALRASCETVPTIEGSKGGKTLGYIYCGPTPAGIFTLSDACRTGAAEAVRELKKLGIKTAMLTGDSQAAAMQANDQLEQSLDVVHAELLPEDKAKIIEEFKLEGKTAMVGDGINDAPALATADIGISMGISGSALAQDTGNIILMSNDVRKLPKAIQLARRAKRKVIENVFLSISTKAGILALAFAGHPLVWAAVLADVGTCLLVILNSMLLLRGTHRHGEKHVHSHGKKHNHSHSHKTDKCCSDHKVVEVCESERCSSQSCESECRHSSNLMLSGNHKCSDFHEAKHHDHGSCKYHNHGSTRQSHTHTKQSQPHKNQHCCLERKTVVECEPAKCSSQSCGSDSHPSPLKARLADDCKCEDSEEIHSCPRNDDLNEAKNCDNPDLESQINHKHGCSQTENLSSCEDHGCTDLIVRHGSCGEGDGIHGRKLKDCNHHSPSLEENRRSKGTDHCHSTHCNKEHGCSKGFEEIARTSCEEHHHQHQKSPPHMIIDITQSRLSGNYTESSALCYCTSGVTREKEVCCSKPMGINACMLEKREVGGCCKSYMKECCGGHGRIGPSFEDSLSEVTIE; the protein is encoded by the exons ATGAGTGAGCAGCAGAACCAAAACAAGACAACAAAAAAGTTGCAGAAAAGCTATTTTGATGTGTTGGGCTTGTGCTGTTCATCAGAAGTGCCTTTAGTTGAGAACATCTTGAAGCCACTTCTTGGTGTCAAAGAGGTTTCTGTGGTTGTTGCCACAAGAACTGTGATTGTTGTTCATGATAGCCTCCTCATTTCACAGCTTCAAATTG TTAAGGCATTGAACCAAGGGAGATTGGAAGCAAATGTGAGGGTGTATGGAGCGGAGAACAATTTCAAGCAAAAATGGCCAAGTCCATATGCAATCGCCAGTGGTGTATTTCTGTTGCTTTCGTTACTCAAATATGTATACCGGCCACTGCATTGGCTTGCTCTCGGGGCCGTCGCTGTCGGAATTTTTCCAATTGCTATGAAAGGCATAGCATCCATTCGAAATCTCCGGCTTGACATCAACATCCTTATGATTGTTGCag TGATTGGTACAATTGCTTTGAATGATTATCTGGAAGCTGGGACAATTGTATTTCTCTTCACCATCGCTGAGTGGCTCGAGTCAAGGGCAGGCCACAAG GCGAAAGCAGTGATGTCATCGTTGATGAGTTTGGCTCCACAGAAAGCAGTGTTAGCAGATACGGGAGAAGTTGTGGATGTTGATGAGGTTAAGTTGAACACACTTCTTGCAGTGAAGGCCGGTGAAGTTATTCCCATTGATGGAATAGTTGTTGATGGTAGAGGTGAGGTAGATGAGAAAACACTAACTGGAGAGTCATATCCAGTAACCAAGGAAAAGGACTCCACTGTTTGGGCTGGCACAGTCAATCTCAATG GTTATCTTAGTGTGAAAACTACAGCCTTAGCTGAAGACTCTGTGGTTGCTAAAATGTCTAAGCTTGTGGAGGAGGCCCAAAACAGCAAAAGCCGAACTGAGAGATTCATTGACAAGTGTACAAAATTTTATACCCCAG CGGTGCTAGTCGTTTCAATTTCCATTGCGGTGATTCCAGCCGCATTACGTGTTCATAATTGGAGCAAATGGTTTCACTTAGCTTTGGTTGTTTTAGTAAGTGCTTGTCCATGTGCTCTCATCCTATCTACACCAGTTGTGACATTCTGCACACTTACAAAAGCAGCTACATCCGGTCTTTTAATCAAAGGGGGTGACTTCATTGAGACTCTTGCTAAAGTTAAGATCATGGCTTTTGACAAAACTGGTACAATAACAAGGGGTGAATTTGTGGTTATGGATTTTCAATCCCTCCATCATGACATTAGCTTGAACACATTGATTTACTG GGTATCAAGCATTGAAAGGAAAGCTAGTCATCCAATGGCAGCTGCTCTTGTTGATTATGGAAGATCGTTTTCAATTGAGCCAAACCCTGAAAATGTGGAGAACTTTGAAAACTTTCCTGGGGAAGGCGTCCATGGAAAGATAGATGGACACAATATTTATATTGGAAGCAAAAGAATAGCTCTGAGGGCGTCTTGTGAAACAG TTCCAACCATTGAAGGATCCAAGGGTGGGAAGACTCTAGGTTACATATACTGTGGACCAACCCCTGCTGGAATCTTTACACTGTCCGATGCCTGTCGAACTGGGGCTGCAGAGGCTGTTAGGGAGCTAAAGAAATTGGGTATTAAAACAGCCATGCTTACTGGAGATAGCCAGGCTGCAGCTATGCAAGCAAACGATCAG CTTGAGCAATCTCTGGATGTGGTCCACGCAGAACTTCTGCCCGAAGACAAGGCAAAAATCATTGAAGAATTTAAATTGGAAGGAAAAACAGCCATGGTTGGGGATGGCATCAATGATGCCCCTGCTTTAGCCACGGCTGATATTGGTATCTCTATGGGCATTTCAGGGTCAGCCCTTGCTCAAGACACtggaaatataattttaatgtCGAACGATGTCAGGAAACTACCAAAGGCAATCCAGCTTGCAAGAAGAGCCAAACGTAAAGTGATCGAGAATGTGTTCCTATCAATCAGTACTAAAGCTGGTATTCTTGCACTAGCATTTGCAGGACATCCACTTGTTTGggcagcagttcttgctgaTGTTGGGACATGCTTGCTTGTGATATTAAACAGCATGCTACTTTTGCGAGGAACTCACAGGCACGGGGAGAAACATGTACATAGTCATggaaaaaaacataatcacAGCCACTCACACAAAACCGATAAGTGTTGCTCTGACCACAAAGTTGTAGAAGTGTGCGAGTCTGAAAGGTGTTCTTCTCAGAGCTGCGAATCAGAATGTAGGCATAGTTCCAATTTGATGTTGTCTGGCAATCATAAATGTAGTGACTTCCATGAGGCGAAACACCATGATCATGGAAGCTGCAAATATCATAACCATGGAAGCACTAGGCAAAGCCACACTCACACAAAGCAAAGCCAACCTCACAAAAATCAGCATTGTTGCTTGGAAAGGAAAACAGTAGTAGAGTGTGAACCTGCAAAGTGCTCTTCTCAAAGTTGTGGATCAGACTCCCACCCTAGTCCTCTGAAGGCAAGATTGGCTGACGATTGTAAGTGTGAGGACTCGGAGGAGATTCACAGTTGCCCAAGAAATGATGACTTGAATGAGGCAAAGAACTGTGATAATCCTGATCTGGAGTCACAAATTAATCACAAGCATGGCTGTTCACAGACTGAAAATTTGAGCTCATGTGAAGATCATGGGTGCACTGACTTGATTGTAAGGCATGGTAGTTGTGGAGAGGGTGATGGGATCCATGGGAGAAAACTCAAAGACTGCAACCACCATTCTCCTTCTTTGGAGGAAAATCGGAGATCAAAGGGTACCGATCATTGCCACTCAACTCATTGTAACAAAGAGCATGGCTGCAGTAAAGGTTTTGAAGAAATAGCTAGAACAAGCTGCGAGgagcatcatcatcaacatcaaAAATCACCTCCTCATATGATTATCGATATTACACAGAGCAGACTGAGCGGTAATTACACAGAATCATCAGCCCTATGTTATTGCACCAGCGGCGTAACAAGGGAAAAAGAGGTGTGTTGTTCAAAACCAATGGGAATCAATGCCTGTATGTTAGAAAAGAGAGAAGTTGGTGGATGCTGCAAGAGCTACATGAAAGAATGCTGTGGTGGACATGGACGTATTGGCCCTAGCTTTGAAGATTCTTTATCAGAAGTGACAATAGAATAA
- the LOC126792087 gene encoding metalloendoproteinase 2-MMP-like, translating to MWSEKSDIVVVYMLQKIFTRTYGDLQEDIYMLQPKSFIEDAAKLVHAYAPTYGKLHYDADEPWAVRAWEGYYDLETVALHEIGHLLGLGHSLVERAIMYPYISSGVTKLDLDHDDIHGIRALYKS from the exons ATGTGGTCGGAAAAGAGTGATATTGTTGTAGTGTACATGCTACAGAAGATATTTACAAGAACATATGGAGATTTGCAAGAAGACATTTACATGCTACAACCTAAAAGTTTCATTGAAGATGCAGCAAAG CTAGTTCATGCTTATGCGCCAACTTATGGAAAGCTCCACTACGACGCTGACGAGCCCTGGGCTGTCCGCGCCTGGGAAGGTTATTATGACTTGGAGACAGTTGCTTTGCATGAGATTGGTCACCTTCTCGGACTTGGTCATAGCTTGGTGGAGAGAGCTATCATGTACCCTTACATCTCTTCTGGAGTTACCAAGCTGGATTTGGATCATGACGATATTCATGGAATTAGAGCTCTATACAAGTCTTGA
- the LOC126790565 gene encoding cadmium/zinc-transporting ATPase HMA3-like isoform X2 — MKGIASIRNLRLDINILMIVAVIGTIALNDYLEAGTIVFLFTIAEWLESRAGHKAKAVMSSLMSLAPQKAVLADTGEVVDVDEVKLNTLLAVKAGEVIPIDGIVVDGRGEVDEKTLTGESYPVTKEKDSTVWAGTVNLNGYLSVKTTALAEDSVVAKMSKLVEEAQNSKSRTERFIDKCTKFYTPAVLVVSISIAVIPAALRVHNWSKWFHLALVVLVSACPCALILSTPVVTFCTLTKAATSGLLIKGGDFIETLAKVKIMAFDKTGTITRGEFVVMDFQSLHHDISLNTLIYWVSSIERKASHPMAAALVDYGRSFSIEPNPENVENFENFPGEGVHGKIDGHNIYIGSKRIALRASCETVPTIEGSKGGKTLGYIYCGPTPAGIFTLSDACRTGAAEAVRELKKLGIKTAMLTGDSQAAAMQANDQLEQSLDVVHAELLPEDKAKIIEEFKLEGKTAMVGDGINDAPALATADIGISMGISGSALAQDTGNIILMSNDVRKLPKAIQLARRAKRKVIENVFLSISTKAGILALAFAGHPLVWAAVLADVGTCLLVILNSMLLLRGTHRHGEKHVHSHGKKHNHSHSHKTDKCCSDHKVVEVCESERCSSQSCESECRHSSNLMLSGNHKCSDFHEAKHHDHGSCKYHNHGSTRQSHTHTKQSQPHKNQHCCLERKTVVECEPAKCSSQSCGSDSHPSPLKARLADDCKCEDSEEIHSCPRNDDLNEAKNCDNPDLESQINHKHGCSQTENLSSCEDHGCTDLIVRHGSCGEGDGIHGRKLKDCNHHSPSLEENRRSKGTDHCHSTHCNKEHGCSKGFEEIARTSCEEHHHQHQKSPPHMIIDITQSRLSGNYTESSALCYCTSGVTREKEVCCSKPMGINACMLEKREVGGCCKSYMKECCGGHGRIGPSFEDSLSEVTIE; from the exons ATGAAAGGCATAGCATCCATTCGAAATCTCCGGCTTGACATCAACATCCTTATGATTGTTGCag TGATTGGTACAATTGCTTTGAATGATTATCTGGAAGCTGGGACAATTGTATTTCTCTTCACCATCGCTGAGTGGCTCGAGTCAAGGGCAGGCCACAAG GCGAAAGCAGTGATGTCATCGTTGATGAGTTTGGCTCCACAGAAAGCAGTGTTAGCAGATACGGGAGAAGTTGTGGATGTTGATGAGGTTAAGTTGAACACACTTCTTGCAGTGAAGGCCGGTGAAGTTATTCCCATTGATGGAATAGTTGTTGATGGTAGAGGTGAGGTAGATGAGAAAACACTAACTGGAGAGTCATATCCAGTAACCAAGGAAAAGGACTCCACTGTTTGGGCTGGCACAGTCAATCTCAATG GTTATCTTAGTGTGAAAACTACAGCCTTAGCTGAAGACTCTGTGGTTGCTAAAATGTCTAAGCTTGTGGAGGAGGCCCAAAACAGCAAAAGCCGAACTGAGAGATTCATTGACAAGTGTACAAAATTTTATACCCCAG CGGTGCTAGTCGTTTCAATTTCCATTGCGGTGATTCCAGCCGCATTACGTGTTCATAATTGGAGCAAATGGTTTCACTTAGCTTTGGTTGTTTTAGTAAGTGCTTGTCCATGTGCTCTCATCCTATCTACACCAGTTGTGACATTCTGCACACTTACAAAAGCAGCTACATCCGGTCTTTTAATCAAAGGGGGTGACTTCATTGAGACTCTTGCTAAAGTTAAGATCATGGCTTTTGACAAAACTGGTACAATAACAAGGGGTGAATTTGTGGTTATGGATTTTCAATCCCTCCATCATGACATTAGCTTGAACACATTGATTTACTG GGTATCAAGCATTGAAAGGAAAGCTAGTCATCCAATGGCAGCTGCTCTTGTTGATTATGGAAGATCGTTTTCAATTGAGCCAAACCCTGAAAATGTGGAGAACTTTGAAAACTTTCCTGGGGAAGGCGTCCATGGAAAGATAGATGGACACAATATTTATATTGGAAGCAAAAGAATAGCTCTGAGGGCGTCTTGTGAAACAG TTCCAACCATTGAAGGATCCAAGGGTGGGAAGACTCTAGGTTACATATACTGTGGACCAACCCCTGCTGGAATCTTTACACTGTCCGATGCCTGTCGAACTGGGGCTGCAGAGGCTGTTAGGGAGCTAAAGAAATTGGGTATTAAAACAGCCATGCTTACTGGAGATAGCCAGGCTGCAGCTATGCAAGCAAACGATCAG CTTGAGCAATCTCTGGATGTGGTCCACGCAGAACTTCTGCCCGAAGACAAGGCAAAAATCATTGAAGAATTTAAATTGGAAGGAAAAACAGCCATGGTTGGGGATGGCATCAATGATGCCCCTGCTTTAGCCACGGCTGATATTGGTATCTCTATGGGCATTTCAGGGTCAGCCCTTGCTCAAGACACtggaaatataattttaatgtCGAACGATGTCAGGAAACTACCAAAGGCAATCCAGCTTGCAAGAAGAGCCAAACGTAAAGTGATCGAGAATGTGTTCCTATCAATCAGTACTAAAGCTGGTATTCTTGCACTAGCATTTGCAGGACATCCACTTGTTTGggcagcagttcttgctgaTGTTGGGACATGCTTGCTTGTGATATTAAACAGCATGCTACTTTTGCGAGGAACTCACAGGCACGGGGAGAAACATGTACATAGTCATggaaaaaaacataatcacAGCCACTCACACAAAACCGATAAGTGTTGCTCTGACCACAAAGTTGTAGAAGTGTGCGAGTCTGAAAGGTGTTCTTCTCAGAGCTGCGAATCAGAATGTAGGCATAGTTCCAATTTGATGTTGTCTGGCAATCATAAATGTAGTGACTTCCATGAGGCGAAACACCATGATCATGGAAGCTGCAAATATCATAACCATGGAAGCACTAGGCAAAGCCACACTCACACAAAGCAAAGCCAACCTCACAAAAATCAGCATTGTTGCTTGGAAAGGAAAACAGTAGTAGAGTGTGAACCTGCAAAGTGCTCTTCTCAAAGTTGTGGATCAGACTCCCACCCTAGTCCTCTGAAGGCAAGATTGGCTGACGATTGTAAGTGTGAGGACTCGGAGGAGATTCACAGTTGCCCAAGAAATGATGACTTGAATGAGGCAAAGAACTGTGATAATCCTGATCTGGAGTCACAAATTAATCACAAGCATGGCTGTTCACAGACTGAAAATTTGAGCTCATGTGAAGATCATGGGTGCACTGACTTGATTGTAAGGCATGGTAGTTGTGGAGAGGGTGATGGGATCCATGGGAGAAAACTCAAAGACTGCAACCACCATTCTCCTTCTTTGGAGGAAAATCGGAGATCAAAGGGTACCGATCATTGCCACTCAACTCATTGTAACAAAGAGCATGGCTGCAGTAAAGGTTTTGAAGAAATAGCTAGAACAAGCTGCGAGgagcatcatcatcaacatcaaAAATCACCTCCTCATATGATTATCGATATTACACAGAGCAGACTGAGCGGTAATTACACAGAATCATCAGCCCTATGTTATTGCACCAGCGGCGTAACAAGGGAAAAAGAGGTGTGTTGTTCAAAACCAATGGGAATCAATGCCTGTATGTTAGAAAAGAGAGAAGTTGGTGGATGCTGCAAGAGCTACATGAAAGAATGCTGTGGTGGACATGGACGTATTGGCCCTAGCTTTGAAGATTCTTTATCAGAAGTGACAATAGAATAA